AGCCGGAATATATGGATGGCTTGATGGATGAGCTTGACCTGCTGATTGTTGGTGGCTACTGGGGGAAAGGCAGACGGGGTGGTATGATGTCCCATTTCTTATGTGGCATTGCCGAAGCTCCAAAGCCTGGTGAGAAACCCTCGGTTTTCCACACATTCTGCCGCATTGGCTCCGGCTACACCATGAAGGAGTTGTACGACCTTGGCTTGAAGTTAGCCAAGCACTGGAAGGTCTACAGAAAAAATGACCCACCAGCATCCATCCTGTGTGGAACAGAGAAGCCAGAAGTCTACATTGAACCCTGCAACTCAGTCATCATTCAGGTCAAGGCGGCAGAGATAGTCGGAAGCGACATGTATAAAACCAACTGCACCCTCCGCTTCCCCAGGATTGAGAAGATCCGTGACGACAAGGAGTGGTACCAGTGCATGACTCTGGCAGAGCTGGATCAATTTCGCAGCAAAGCATCGGGAAAACTTGCCTCACGGCACCTTCACATCGACAACGACGAACCACAAAAGAAGAAGCGCAAGCTGGCAGCAAAACCCAAGAAGGTGATTGGGCTCATTGACCACTTTAAGCCCCAGGACCTCTCTGGGGTTACCAAGGAGACTGATATGTTCGAGGATGTGGAGTTCTGCATCCTGAATGGGACTGAGGATCACCCCAAGGCTGAGCTGGAAAAAGGCGTGGCCAGGTAAATCTGTCAATAAAGTcccatgttgaaaatgtttagcTAGATAGTGTTGTAGTAAAGTTGGAATAGTTGCTTCTTGTTTTAGTTCACCAGCTAGCTTTGTCTGCTGTTGGTGACTGTtagtgctgggcaggtagtgagCAGTGAGtttattagagcttttttttctgaaaacagtgAGACTGTATCAAAACAGTAACGttaaaaacaatgagctgaaagtcgCTAATTTACTCTGTAGATCTGAGTGTAACTGCAAAGTTTGTAGTCATGCGACCCTTTGTTAATAAAGTATCCTATCACAAATAACTGATTACTGATGTTATCTTTATTTTAGGTGTGGGGGTATCGTGGTTCAAAATCCTGGACGGGACACTTACTGCGTGATCGCCGGCATAGAGAACATGCGTGTGAAAAACCTGATTTCGTCCAACCAGCATGACGTGGTGTGGGCCGCCTGGCTGCTGGAGTGCCTTGACCAGAAGCAAGTGGTCCCATGGCAACCCTGCCACATGATCCACATGTCGCCCTCCACCAGGGAGCACTTTGCCAAGGAGTATGACAGCTACGGAGACAGCTACTTTGTGGACACAGACGAGCAGCAGCTGCATGAAGTGTTCAGCCGCATCAGCAGTGCTGACACATCGGCAGCCGTGAACGTTGGCCAGGTGGAGGAGCGATATGGCTGGGATGATCTTCCCACCAGCATGTTCAGACCCTTCAAGGTTTACATGGACAGCTACACTGACATAAGAGACCCTAAAAGCGCCCTACCTGCCACCTGTTTGGACATCAGGGCACTAGAGTTTCGTTACCATGGAGGCAAGGTGGTGCAGAAGTTGGAGGAAGGAGTGTCCCATGTCGTTATGGCAGAGGAAACAAGACTTCTAGATTTGAGGACTCTGAGGCGCAGCTTTAGGAAGAAGTTTAAGATTGTAAGAGACTCATGGGTGACTGATTCAATCAAAGCAGGGTATCTGATGAATGACAATGACTACTTAGTTTGAGTCTTTTGGTGATTTTCATAGGATTTCAGTTGACActaaagaaaaatcatttttatcttGCATTTTAATTAGTTCCCAATAAGATTAGTAATTAAGTAAAAGTTGAAGAATAAAAACTCCATAAACAGTCAAAATCACCATTGAGTGTGAGATAAGAGGTTTGATTGAAGCTACACTATATTATATTGGGGACGTTACTTTCTCTTTATAATGGACTAATATAAGTGAGTGAACACTGGGGAGTATTCCATGACTGTGATCTAAACTAGGCCCCTtcttaatttttcatttaaagggTTTTTAGTGTTGCACTTAAAAATAAAGGTGgggagattttaaaaaaaaggtggtGAAAATTGGAGCAGCAAAGAAGTTTTAGTCCATAGTATGagtcaaactccaaaaacactaaatcctacatttcccataatgaaACTGGATAGCGTCTTTCATTAGACCCTCATTTCCTTCTAAATGCCAATTTCTTTTAAACCCAATACATTCTTATAGATGATGAATCTCAAGCCCAATCCAAGATAACCCTGGTggcatcactatgacatcatcaggggtatttttttcaaactggAGCATTCCTTCCAGAGCCATagaagacattatacatgtgttttctcAGGCTTAGTACTTCTTGTGATGAGTGAAATAaactttatgtgtaaaattggagtgcccctttaatgtAAGAAAACAATGGGAGTGGTTCAATGAGTCTTGAACAGTTCACTCTCTTTTTGTTATCTGTGcctttgtgcttttatttattttttacgtacagtgtgtaggatttagtggcatctagccgtgaggttgcagattgcaaccaaatgaatacacctcc
This DNA window, taken from Thunnus albacares chromosome 24, fThuAlb1.1, whole genome shotgun sequence, encodes the following:
- the lig4 gene encoding DNA ligase 4, which gives rise to MEGTSKSDAAGQLSVAAQVPFLHLCITLEKIQKSKLRPDKSKILGDFIESWRKFHSALHKDNPKTTDSFYPAMRLIVPPFERERMAYGIKENMLAKLYIDVLGLPKNGPEANKLLNYRAPTTSQGEAGDFAGMAYFVLKKRCTSQGNLSIKEVNDFLDSVAINNASKQKDLVKKSLLHLITHSSALEQKWLIRMILKDMKLGVSKETVLQVFHPDAAELYNVNTDLNKVCQQLHKTSVSLSEVSIEVFSAFKPMLAAIANIRNVEKQMGNSPFYIQTKLDGERIQLHKDGDVYKYFSRNAFDYTQQFGGSPLEGSLTPYIHNVFKSHVVNCILDGEMMAYNPTAETFMQKGSKFDIKRLVDDSELQTCFCVFDVLLVNGQKLGKEPLKKRYETMQTVFTPVKGRMHLVPKTDARTMQEVVNALNDAIDNREEGIMVKDPLSIYKPDKRGEGWLKIKPEYMDGLMDELDLLIVGGYWGKGRRGGMMSHFLCGIAEAPKPGEKPSVFHTFCRIGSGYTMKELYDLGLKLAKHWKVYRKNDPPASILCGTEKPEVYIEPCNSVIIQVKAAEIVGSDMYKTNCTLRFPRIEKIRDDKEWYQCMTLAELDQFRSKASGKLASRHLHIDNDEPQKKKRKLAAKPKKVIGLIDHFKPQDLSGVTKETDMFEDVEFCILNGTEDHPKAELEKGVARCGGIVVQNPGRDTYCVIAGIENMRVKNLISSNQHDVVWAAWLLECLDQKQVVPWQPCHMIHMSPSTREHFAKEYDSYGDSYFVDTDEQQLHEVFSRISSADTSAAVNVGQVEERYGWDDLPTSMFRPFKVYMDSYTDIRDPKSALPATCLDIRALEFRYHGGKVVQKLEEGVSHVVMAEETRLLDLRTLRRSFRKKFKIVRDSWVTDSIKAGYLMNDNDYLV